The following proteins are co-located in the Ictalurus punctatus breed USDA103 chromosome 14, Coco_2.0, whole genome shotgun sequence genome:
- the tmem138 gene encoding transmembrane protein 138, with amino-acid sequence MLQTNNYSLVLLIQLSLLAFDLFVNSFCELLRTAPVIQLVLFIIQDIAILFNVIIILLMMFNTYVFQVGLLSLLLERFRALLILSAVYLTLSICLHCWLMNLRWMESNRFVWTDGLQVLFVFQRLAAVLYYYLYKRSTEYLGDPRLYEDCPWLRDAFARARL; translated from the exons ATGCTCCAGACCAATAACTACTCGCTGGTGCTTCTGATCCAGCTTTCTCTTCTGGCCTTCGACCTGTTTGTCAACTCTTTCTGCGAACTTCTGAGGACAGCTCCGGTCATCCAACTCGTGCTGTTCAT AATCCAGGACATCGCCATCCTCTTCAACGTCATCATCATCCTGCTGATGATGTTCAACACGTACGTGTTCCAGGTGGGACTTCTGTCTCTGCTGTTGGAGAGGTTCAGAGCTCTGCTCATCCTGTCTGCTGTCTACCTCACACTCAGCATCTGTCTTCACTGCTGGCTCATG AATCTGAGGTGGATGGAGTCGAATCGTTTCGTCTGGACGGACGGCTTGCAGGTGCTCTTTGTGTTCCAGAGACTAG CTGCAGTTTTGTATTACTACTTGTACAAGCGCAGCACCGAGTATCTCGGAGATCCGAGACTGTACGAGGACTGTCCCTGGCTGCGGGATGCTTTTGCTCGAGCTCGCTTATGA